From the Oceanidesulfovibrio indonesiensis genome, the window GATGGTCGCCCTATGTATGCGGCGCCGGAATCGGCGTGGTCTGCTGGTTGGCGTTCCTGTTCTCGCATTCGGGCATCGGCGCGTCCGGCGCTTTCGCCCAGACGGCCGGCATGATCGAGGCGGCCATACGCGGCAGGGACCGGGTGTGGAACAGAAAATTCTACTCCGAAACCGGCCCGGGCGTGGATTGGCTCTGGATGCTCGTGGCGGGCGTGGTCGTGGGGTCGGTCGCCTCGTCGGCCATGTCCGGCAGCTTCGCGTGGGTGCTGATTCCAGAGATGTGGGAAAGCGCTTTCGGGCCGTCCGTGCTGCCGCGCATCGCCACGGCGTTTGCCGGCGGCATGCTTCTGGGATTCGGTGCGCGCATGGCCGGCGGCTGCACCAGCGGCCACGGCATCAGCGGGGCGTTGCAGCTCGTGGTGTCCAGCTGGGTGGCCGCGGCGTGCTTTTTCATCGGCGGCGTGGTCACCGCCCATCTCATCTACCCGTAAGGATGCAGACGATGCTTCAAGCAATATGGAACAACAGACCGCTCCAGCTCGCGCTCGGCTTCCTCATGGGCATTTCTTTCGGATTCTTCCTGAACCGCGCCGGCGTGGACCGCTACGAGGTCATCCTCGGCCAGTTGCTGCTTACGGATTTCACTGTGCTCAAGGTCATGGGTTCGGCTGTGGTGGTTGGCATGGCGGGCTTTATCGTCATGCACCGCCTGGGCTGGGTGGAGTACCAGAAGACGCACGGCTCATTGGGCGCCACCGTTCCGGGCGGGCTGCTCTTCGGGGTGGGATTCGGCCTGCTTGGCTACTGCCCGGGAACAATGGCCGCGGCCCTGGGCCATGGCGCCTTGGACGCACTGGTGGGCGGGGTGCCGGGCATACTGCTGGGGTCCTGGCTCTACGTGATAAGCCAGCCTGTCTGGAAACGCACTGTCGAGCACATCTTGCCGTTTGGGGACGTTACGTTCGACGAACTCTTTGGTGTGGCCCGCTGGAAGGCGGCGCTGGGATGCGTGGTCCTGTTCGCAGCGCTGTTCGGCGCTCTGGAACTGGCTGGCTACTGAGGAGGCGTCCGAAAAACTTCCGGGGGCTGAGGCAACACTGTTGACCCGGCCCCCGGAGCAGAAATCAGGGGGAGTGTTCCTGGCAGGGAGAGGGGCGCGCTCCCTCGATGAATCAACCCCAAATCAGTGGCAGCAACCGCCGCCGTGCCCATCGCCGCCGGGCTTGTGCTTGCCGAGGTCGTCGTGGTGATGGTGGTGGTGCTCCGGTGAATCGCCGATGATGTAGGCGTCGCAAAGGAAGCGCTTCGTGTAGCGCTGGTTGATATTGAAGATGAAACGCAGGAAGAGCAGTACGAAGTCTTTCTCGTCGACATCCGGGAATGGGTTCTTTGGGATGGAAGTCATGCCGGCGAGGTTGTTCACGAGTTCGTCGTACGCCGCGTCGTCCGTGTTGAGCGCCTCTTCGTAGCTCTTGAATGTCGAGTACTTCTCGATGACTGCGGAGAAGAACAGGTGTGCTTCCTCCATATCCAGGGGAATGCGCGTGCCGCCTGCCTCGATGAAGTAGTGGTCCTTGTCCTCGGCCACGGTTTTTTCAAAGTCGTAGATCACGATCATGGTGTTGTCCTCTGTGTGGCTTGTATGCGCGTCGGTGTGCGCACAGCAATAATCTTCCGGAACGCAGCAGGAGCGTCTGCGTTGCGCCCGTGTAAGATCGTGTTGATATTCCTGTATGTTGCGTAGCAAGCAAAGTTGTGCGGCAAGCAATAGCAGGAAGCCGGCCGTCTGGAAAGGCCGTGGCGCCGGCCGGACCCATGAATCCGGATGCATCGCTACTCGAAGAGTACGAGGTACTCGCCGTATCCCTCCTCTTCAAGCCTGCTTTTTGGTATGAAACGGAGGGCCGCCGAGTTCATGCAGTAGCGCAGGCCCGTGGGCGGGGGGCCGTCCGTGAAGACGTGGCCCAGGTGCGAGTCCGCGTATCTGGAACGCACTTCGGTACGCGTCATGAACAGGGAGCGGTCCTCGCGTTCCACGATGTATTCGGGGTCGATGGGCTTGGTGAAGCTGGGCCACCCGGTGCCGGAGTCGAACTTGTCCGTGGACGAGAAGAGGGGTTCTCCGGACACGACATCTACGTAGATGCCCTCGCGCTTTTCGTCGTGGTACTCGTTCTTGAAGGCCGGCTCGGTGCCGTCTTTCTGGGTGACGCGGTACTGCATGTCTGTCAGGCGCTTTTTGAGTTCCTGGTCCGCAGGCTTCGCGTAGCTCTCCCATTCCGTAGCGCCGGGAGGAGTGGGGTTGGGTGTGGTGTCTGCAGAAAATTGCTCCCTGCTCGTGTTCTCGGACGGGTTGTCCGGAGTGGTGTCCACGTCGTGGTTTTCCCACGTGTCGTCCAGGAACCTGTCGCGGCCGGAGCCGTATCTGTAGAGGTGGTAGCGGATGCTGTGTTGCTTGTAGTAGTCCTGGTGGTAGGGTTCGGCCTCGTAGAATGTCGTCAGCGGCAGGATTTCCGTGACGATCGGCTTATTGAAGACGCCCGAATTCTCCAGAACCTGTTTCGACTCCTCGGCGATGCGCTTCTGCTCCTCGTCGTGGTAGAAAATGGCGGACGTGTACTGCATGCCGCGATCCACGAAGGAACCGCCTGCGTCCGTGGGGTCCACTGTGTGCCAGAAATGGTCCACAAGGTCGGCGTAGCTGATTTTTTTCGGGTCGTAGAGGACGCGGACCGCTTCCCGGTGGCTCGTGTTGCCGGAGGCGACCTGGTCGTAGCTGGGACTGGCTTCCTCGCCGCCGGCATAGCCGGAGATCACTTCCTGCACGCCGTCGAGTTTTTCGAAGTCCGCTTCCACACACCAGAAGCAACCGCCGGCAAAGGTTGCCTGGGCCTGACCATGAGTTTTCTGAGAGGGGTTTGCGTCCATTGTGGAATCCTGTGCCGCGGCCCATTCTGGAGCAAGCAGAACGACAACGGCGAGAAAAAGTGGGGGAAGAATGCGCATGGCATCTCCGGGGTAAGAGACTATGGGTATTCTCTCACACTATGCTGTTGCGTGCTCGGCACGTCAAGCACAGGTGGAACGACAGGGAGGGAACGCGGAAAAAGTCAGGGCATTGCCGCCGGCGCGTTGCCAGAAAGGCGTGCGGGCGTGTATGCTGTGTGCCTTGATTCCCGTCAGTTTGGCAGGACACAATCTTGACCGAAAACGAGGTGGCCCGTGCAGAAACAATGTGCATTCATGGTTGCGATCTGTGTTTTCTGCGTTCTGGCGTTCATGCCTCTAAACGCGTCCGCCCAGACGCAGGCTGTGGGCGAATATGCCCGGCCGGGGCAGGATTGCGCGGACCAGTGGGTGCTTGCCGGCGCCGGGGCAGGCGAGCCGCTGCCTGCCGTCTCCGAGCTGACACATGGATTCTCCGGCGGCGCGCTGGAGAGGCCTTTATGCCTGGTTGCGGTGGTTGCGCCGGGCGGCGTGTACCTCGACCAGACGTTTTTCGCTGTGGCTGGCGCGCCGGCCGGATCGATACTGCATGACTTGCATCGGCCTTTCGTCTCCGGCCATATTCCCATTGCCGAATGCTGGCCGGCCACGCTGGGCTTCGACGACCTCAACGACGACGGGATTCCGGACATTGTCATGATGCTGGAATGTCAGGATCGCAACCTGCAGGTATACGCACGACCCAACACCGTCTACCTGAGCCGGAGTCAGGACGGGGGCGCGCGTTGGGAGCAGGATGCGCGGATAAACGAGGAGATTTCTCTGTTCACCTCGTACAACGAATTGGTGATGGGCGCGCGGGCGCTTCTCGTCGTGGAGCCGGCAACCTCATCGCAGCAGGACCGGGGCGTACAACCTGGCCAGACGGTCGCCCTGCGCGCGATGGTGCGGAGTTGCGATGCAGGGGACGGCGTGGTCGTCTGCACCGTGGTGTTCGCGGACGGCTCCATCCGCCGGATATCCATGCGGGCCGATCCCGGTCTGGTTCGTGGCCGGCTGGGAACGCCCGAACCGCAGGACCTGGCCGGACGCGAGGTCGTGGTGGAGGGCGAGGTGGACGCACGCGGCGAGCTGGTGCGCGTCCAATCCATGCGGCTTGTGGAGTAGCCATGCTGCACAGCCTCTCGCGGGTGCAACTGCTGACCGGCCGCCTCGGTTCCCTGGAGGAAGCGTGGTCCTTTTTTTCCGATCCGTGCAATCTCGCCGCGATCACCCCGCCGTGGCTGGCGTTCACGGTGACGTGCGATCCCGAGCCCATGTATGCCGGGCAGATTATCACCTACACGATCGCGCCGTTTCCCGGCCTGCCGGGTCTGGCCCGGCTGCGCGCATCATGGGTCACCGAGATCACGCACGTACGCGGGCCGGGGGATGTCGGGCCTGACGCCCCGCTGTTCTTCGTGGACGAGCAACGGCTCGGACCCTACAGATTCTGGCACCACCAGCATCGCTTCACCGTCGAGGGGCACGGCGTGCGCATGGAGGATGAGGTCCGCTATGCGTTGCCGTATGGTCCGCTGGGAGATCTCGCGCACCGGCTCATGGTGCGCCGCCGTCTGGAGGAAATATTCGATTACCGTCGAGCGACCCTTGCGAAGCTCATGGGTTGATCAAAGCCGAACGCCGGATTTGCCCTGTGGTGCAGGATGGGCCATGATGCACCATGGTATTAGCAACGAACAGAAACACGCAATCCGGAGCAATACGCCATGGCACATAGGGAACGCCGGTGCCACCTGGTCGGCTGGTGGGTTTTCGTGGGCTCGGCGGCCTGTTTCATCATAACAGGTGTCCGCAGTGGCGACACGCTGACCATAATCGGAGGCGTCCTGTTTTTGCTGGGCTGTCTCATTTTCCTGTATCCCATGGCGTACCGCCCGAAGGTTTGTGAGGCTGAGGGCGAAGCTGCATCTGTGGACCGGGCAGGCGTTTCCGTACACCACGTTCCGTCCTCCGACGAGAAGGATATGACCTGGCAGGATGCCCCGGTCTGTTGTGAATGCGGGCAGGGAGCTTCGGAGGCGCCGAGAAATGGCCCTGGCGCGCGGAATCGGGAAGCGTAGGTATGACTGGGAGCAGATATTACTAGGAGCAAGAAGTTTAAAACATCT encodes:
- a CDS encoding YeeE/YedE thiosulfate transporter family protein, translated to MLQAIWNNRPLQLALGFLMGISFGFFLNRAGVDRYEVILGQLLLTDFTVLKVMGSAVVVGMAGFIVMHRLGWVEYQKTHGSLGATVPGGLLFGVGFGLLGYCPGTMAAALGHGALDALVGGVPGILLGSWLYVISQPVWKRTVEHILPFGDVTFDELFGVARWKAALGCVVLFAALFGALELAGY
- a CDS encoding SRPBCC family protein; its protein translation is MLHSLSRVQLLTGRLGSLEEAWSFFSDPCNLAAITPPWLAFTVTCDPEPMYAGQIITYTIAPFPGLPGLARLRASWVTEITHVRGPGDVGPDAPLFFVDEQRLGPYRFWHHQHRFTVEGHGVRMEDEVRYALPYGPLGDLAHRLMVRRRLEEIFDYRRATLAKLMG
- the msrB gene encoding peptide-methionine (R)-S-oxide reductase MsrB translates to MRILPPLFLAVVVLLAPEWAAAQDSTMDANPSQKTHGQAQATFAGGCFWCVEADFEKLDGVQEVISGYAGGEEASPSYDQVASGNTSHREAVRVLYDPKKISYADLVDHFWHTVDPTDAGGSFVDRGMQYTSAIFYHDEEQKRIAEESKQVLENSGVFNKPIVTEILPLTTFYEAEPYHQDYYKQHSIRYHLYRYGSGRDRFLDDTWENHDVDTTPDNPSENTSREQFSADTTPNPTPPGATEWESYAKPADQELKKRLTDMQYRVTQKDGTEPAFKNEYHDEKREGIYVDVVSGEPLFSSTDKFDSGTGWPSFTKPIDPEYIVEREDRSLFMTRTEVRSRYADSHLGHVFTDGPPPTGLRYCMNSAALRFIPKSRLEEEGYGEYLVLFE
- a CDS encoding YeeE/YedE thiosulfate transporter family protein, producing MARAIIVTVLMVIGLALPSAFAHAQPEAAASVWSEARWSPYVCGAGIGVVCWLAFLFSHSGIGASGAFAQTAGMIEAAIRGRDRVWNRKFYSETGPGVDWLWMLVAGVVVGSVASSAMSGSFAWVLIPEMWESAFGPSVLPRIATAFAGGMLLGFGARMAGGCTSGHGISGALQLVVSSWVAAACFFIGGVVTAHLIYP